The DNA region CGGGGGCGGAGCCCCTGAAACGGACGGGAATGGGTAGGGGAGGCGGGGGCGGGGAAATTCCCCGTCCGATGGCGACTGTGACGGTTGCCACCCGGCCCCCGTACCGGCGCGTCGCCGGACGTGGGGCCTCGGGCCGCCTCTAGGGTGGCGGCCATGGCTAAGTCCCTGAGGGCCCACCAGGCCTTTCAGGCCCTGCGGTCCGCTGCCGGGAACCGACGGAGCGTCACCAATTCGAGGCCGTGGCGCTTTTCGTGTGACTCCCAGGGGTGCCGGATTGGCTTTCCCGCCGCAGGTGGGGGCAGGATGCGTCTTCGGGCGCGAGGGTCCGGCCACGGACCCGGGTCCGGGGACCGCCGAGGAACCTGGCAGCATCGGCTTCGACGTGCCCAATATGCGGCTCCGCCGCGTGGCACGCCTCAACGGCAAGAAGAACACGGGAGTAACAACATGAACCGCAGTGAGCTGGTGGCCGCGCTGGCCGACCGTGCCGAGGTGACCCGCAAGGACGCCGACGCCGTTCTGGCCGCCTTTGCCGAGACCGTCGGTGAGATCGTCGCCAAGGGCGACGAGAAGGTCACCATCCCCGGCTTCCTGACCTTCGAGCGCACCCACCGTGCCGCTCGCACCGCGCGGAACCCGCAGACCGGCGACCCGATCCAGATCCCCGCCGGCTACAGCGTCAAGGTCTCCGCCGGCAGCAAGCTCAAGGAAGCCGCCAAGGGCAAGTGACCTTGCCGTCTACACCTCGCGGGACGGTGTTCGGCAGGTAGTAGCAGGTAGGCAGTAGGTAGTAGGAAGTGCGATGGGGCGGCACCCGGAATCCGGGTGCCGCCCCATCGCTGTTGCGCTTGCCGACGGCCTCGAACGCCGGCCGGGCTGGATCTAGCCCAGCGCCTTACCGGGCAGCTCCACCTTCGCGCCCAGTTCCACGAGCTTCTCCATGAAGTTCTCGTAGCCGCGGTTGATCAGGTCGATGCCGTGGACGCGGGACGTGCCCTGGGCCGCCAGCGCCGCGATGAGGTACGAGAAGCCGCCGCGGAGGTCGGGGATGACCAGATCGGCGCCCTGGAGCTTCGTGGGGCCCGACACGACCGCCGAATGGAGGAAGTTGCGCTGGCCGAAGCGGCAGTGGGAGCCGCCGAGGCACTCGCGGTAGAGCTGGATGTGTGCGCCCATCTGGTTGAGCGCGGAGGTGAAGCCGAGGCGGGACTCGTACACCGTCTCGTGGACGATGGAGAGGCCGGTCGCCTGTGTGAGGGCGACGACGAGCGGCTGCTGCCAGTCCGTCTGGAAGCCCGGGTGGACGTCCGTCTCCAGCGCGATGGACTTCAGCTGGCCGCCGGGGTGCCAGAAGCGGATGCCCTCGTCGTCGATCTCGAAGGCACCGCCCACCTTCCGGTAGGTGTTCAGGAACGTCATCATCGAGCGCTGCTGGGCGCCGCGGACGTAGATGTTGCCTTCGGTCGCCAGGGCCGCGGAAGCCCACGAGGCGGCCTCCAGGCGGTCCGGCAGGGCCGCGTGGGTGTAGCCGCCGAGCTTGTCGACGCCGGTGACGCGGATGGTGCGGTCGGTGTCCATCGCGATGATCGCGCCCATTTTCTGCAGAACGCAGATCAGGTCCTCGATCTCCGGCTCGACCGCCGCGTTCGCGAGCTCCGTGACGCCCTCCGCGAGGACGGCCGTCAGGAGCACCTGCTCGGTCGCGCCGACTGACGGGTACGGCAGCTCGATCTTCGTGCCGCGCAGCCGCTGCGGAGCCTCCAGGTACTGGCCGTCCGCGCGCTTCTCGATCGTCGCGCCGAACTGCCGCAGCACCTCGAAGTGGAAGTCGATCGGCCGGCCGCCGATGTCGCAGCCGCCCAGACCCGGGATGAACGCGTGCCCGAGGCGGTGCAGGAGCGGACCGCAGAGGAGGATCGGGATACGCGACGATCCCGCGTGCGCGTCGATGTCCGCGACGTTCGCGCTCTCCACGTGCGACGGGTCCATGACGAGCTCGCCCGGCTCCTCGCCCGGACGGACCGTCACACCGTGCAGCTGC from Streptomyces sp. NBC_00258 includes:
- a CDS encoding HU family DNA-binding protein, whose product is MNRSELVAALADRAEVTRKDADAVLAAFAETVGEIVAKGDEKVTIPGFLTFERTHRAARTARNPQTGDPIQIPAGYSVKVSAGSKLKEAAKGK
- the murA gene encoding UDP-N-acetylglucosamine 1-carboxyvinyltransferase, producing MTVNGSDDVLLVHGGTPLEGEIRVRGAKNLVPKAMVAALLGSAPSRLRNVPDIRDVRVVRGLLQLHGVTVRPGEEPGELVMDPSHVESANVADIDAHAGSSRIPILLCGPLLHRLGHAFIPGLGGCDIGGRPIDFHFEVLRQFGATIEKRADGQYLEAPQRLRGTKIELPYPSVGATEQVLLTAVLAEGVTELANAAVEPEIEDLICVLQKMGAIIAMDTDRTIRVTGVDKLGGYTHAALPDRLEAASWASAALATEGNIYVRGAQQRSMMTFLNTYRKVGGAFEIDDEGIRFWHPGGQLKSIALETDVHPGFQTDWQQPLVVALTQATGLSIVHETVYESRLGFTSALNQMGAHIQLYRECLGGSHCRFGQRNFLHSAVVSGPTKLQGADLVIPDLRGGFSYLIAALAAQGTSRVHGIDLINRGYENFMEKLVELGAKVELPGKALG